The Rhinoderma darwinii isolate aRhiDar2 chromosome 8, aRhiDar2.hap1, whole genome shotgun sequence genome has a window encoding:
- the LOC142659622 gene encoding integrator complex subunit 6-like isoform X2 yields MPILLFLIDTSASMNQRTYLGTSYLDIAKGAVEIFMKLRARDPASRGDRYMLVTYDEPPYCIKAGWKENHATFMNELKNLQASGLTTLGQALRSSFDLLNLNRLVSGIDNYGQGRNPFFLEPSILITITDGNKLTIPSGVLEELHLPLNSPLPGSELTKEPFRWDQRLFALVLRLPGASSVDPEQVGSVPSDESAVTQMCEVTGGRSYCVRTQRMLNQCLESLVQKVQSGVVINFEKTGPDPTPNAEDVLPDSVRPNNSFAPQAWHSCHKLIYVRPNPKTGVPVGHWPIPESFWPDQNSPTLPPRTSHPVVKFSCVDCDPMVIDKLPFDKYELEPSPLTQYILERKSPHTCWQVFVSNSGKYSEIGQPFGYLKASTTLTCVNLFVMPYNYPLLLPLLDDLFKLHKLKPTLKWRQSFDNYLKTMPPYFLMPLKKALRMMGAPNLISDNLDCGLSYSIISYLKKLSQQTKMESERIITSVGKKVPQETGIKVKNNSTRLSLVHNRHFKQLLPGISGESPVRLLEMNVKDFPGFQIALLNKDLKPQTYRNAYDIPRRNLLDQLTRMRTNLLKTHKLIVGQDEDCLHSVPVAQMGNYQEYLKLMPSPLRELDPDQPKRLHTFGNPFKQDKKGMMIDEADEFVAGPQNKIKRPGESNTPASLKRRRSMSPLLLRRPQTPPIITNHVGGKGPPVTPGSPALHNLIKPIPIHKDGNNTLTTEGNGERTDNGQAVEKQMDGLSPLIVPAALGDEDMLPNNFDSVTNELNCLNEDNLDHKPINNTLIKAPLEIYVPLEDSLMTRECTSGLMVPNSLEEMQSIINGANADIKIKVMKEVRKPGRNYEKIFALLEEVQGPSEVQKTFIEFTIKEAARP; encoded by the exons GCCGGCTGGAAGGAAAATCATGCAACGTTCATGAATGAGCTGAAGAACCTACAAGCCTCCGGACTCACCACTCTTGGCCAGGCGCTAAGATCCTCTTTTGATTTACTTAATTTGAATAGGTTGGTGTCTGGAATCGATAACTATGGACAG GGAAGAAATCCGTTCTTTTTGGAACCATCCATTTTAATTACAATCACAGATGGAAACAAACTAACAATCCCTTCAGGTGTTCTGGAAGAG CTCCATCTTCCCCTTAACTCTCCGTTGCCTGGAAGTGAGCTTACAAAAGAGCCATTCCGGTGGGATCAAAGGCTGTTTGCACTTGTACTTCGGCTTCCAGGAGCATCGTCTGTAGATCCAGAGCAGGTTGGGAGTGTACCCTCTGATGAATCTGCCGTTACTCAGATGTGTGAAGTCACTGGAG GCCGGTCATACTGTGTCAGGACACAGAGGATGTTGAACCAATGTTTGGAGTCTTTAGTCCAAAAAGTTCAGAGCGGTGTTGTCATCAACTTTGAGAAGACCGGTCCTGACCCTACTCCAAATGCTGAAG atgTTCTTCCAGATTCTGTTAGACCCAATAATTCTTTTGCTCCACAAGCCTGGCACAGTTGTCATAAACTGATCTATGTGCGGCCCAATCCAAAAACTGGTGTTCCTGTTGGACACTGGCCGATTCCAGAATCCTTCTGGCCTGATCAGAACTCTCCAACTTTG ccCCCACGCACTTCGCACCCTGTGGTGAAATTCTCATGTGTTGACTGTGATCCTATGGTCATCGATAAACTACCTTTTGACAAGTATGAGCTTGAGCCGTCTCCACTAACACAGTATATTCTAGAACGAAAATCTCCTCATACCTGCTGGCAG gtttttgtgAGCAATAGTGGAAAATACAGTGAAATTGGACAGCCGTTTGGCTATCTGAAAGCAAGCACCACTCTTACCTGTGTTAATCTGTTTGTCATGCCATACAACTATCCTCTATTACTTCCTTTACTTG ATGACTTGTTCAAGCTGCACAAACTAAAGCCAACACTGAAATGGCGCCAGTCCTTCGATAACTACTTGAAAACAATGCCACCGTATTTCTTAATG CCATTAAAGAAAGCTTTGAGAATGATGGGAGCACCAAATCTAATATCTGACAACTTGGATTGTGGTCTTAGTTATAGTATCATTTCATATCTGAAAAAGCTAAGTCAACAG ACTAAAATGGAGTCGGAAAGAATAATTACATCTGTTGGAAAGAAGGTCCCGCAGGAGACTGGGATTAAAGTGAAAAATAACTCCACAAGACTGTCTTTAGTTCACAACAGACACTTCAAACAGCTGCTGCCGGGAATCTCTGGAGAATCCCCTGTACGACTGCTGGAGATGAATGTGAAGGATTTTCCTGGTTTTCAAATTGCCCTTTTAAATAAG GATCTCAAGCCCCAAACGTACAGAAATGCCTACGACATTCCACGCAGGAATCTTTTAGATCAGTTGACAAGGATGAGGACCAATTTGCTGAAAACTCATAAACTGATCGTTGGTCAGGATGAAG ATTGTCTGCATAGTGTTCCAGTGGCTCAGATGGGTAACTACCAAGAATACTTGAAACTTATGCCTTCCCCTCTCCGAGAGCTTGATCCAGATCAACCCAAGAGGCTTCACACCTTTGGAAATCCATTTAAACAGGATAAAAAG GGTATGATGATTGATGAAGCTGACGAGTTTGTTGCTGgaccccaaaataaaataaaacgtcCTGGAGAGTCCAACACTCCTGCCTCCCTGAAGAGAAGGCGCAGTATGTCTCCTTTGCTGCTAAGAAGACCTCAGACCCCTCCTATAATAACCAATCACGTAGGAGGGAAGGGGCCCCCTGTCACGCCTGGGAGCCCTGCCCTACACAACCTAATAAAGCCAATTCCCATACACAAAG ATGGTAATAACACTTTAACTACAGAAGGGAATGGAGAAAGAACGGACAATGGTCAGGCTGTGGAAAAACAAATGGATGGACTGTCTCCATTAATTGTTCCTGCTGCTTTGGGGGATGAAGATATGCTGCCTAATAACTTTGATTCTGTTACTAATGAACTAAATTGCTTGAACGAGGATAACTTGGACCACAAGCCAATTAATAACACACTTATAAAGGCGCCTTTAGAAATCTATGTGCCTCTGGAAGATTCTCTAATGACCCGAGAATGTACATCGGGGCTGATGGTGCCAAACTCACTGGAGGAAATGCAAAGTATCATCAATGGAGCGAACGCGGACATTAAGATTAAAGTCATGAAAGAAGTACGAAAGCCGGGAAGAA ATTATGAAAAAATCTTCGCTCTGCTTGAGGAAGTGCAAGGACCATCTGAAGTACAAAAAACGTTTATAGAATTTACAATCAAAGAAGCAGCACG
- the LOC142659622 gene encoding integrator complex subunit 6-like isoform X3: MNELKNLQASGLTTLGQALRSSFDLLNLNRLVSGIDNYGQGRNPFFLEPSILITITDGNKLTIPSGVLEELHLPLNSPLPGSELTKEPFRWDQRLFALVLRLPGASSVDPEQVGSVPSDESAVTQMCEVTGGRSYCVRTQRMLNQCLESLVQKVQSGVVINFEKTGPDPTPNAEDVLPDSVRPNNSFAPQAWHSCHKLIYVRPNPKTGVPVGHWPIPESFWPDQNSPTLPPRTSHPVVKFSCVDCDPMVIDKLPFDKYELEPSPLTQYILERKSPHTCWQVFVSNSGKYSEIGQPFGYLKASTTLTCVNLFVMPYNYPLLLPLLDDLFKLHKLKPTLKWRQSFDNYLKTMPPYFLMPLKKALRMMGAPNLISDNLDCGLSYSIISYLKKLSQQTKMESERIITSVGKKVPQETGIKVKNNSTRLSLVHNRHFKQLLPGISGESPVRLLEMNVKDFPGFQIALLNKDLKPQTYRNAYDIPRRNLLDQLTRMRTNLLKTHKLIVGQDEDCLHSVPVAQMGNYQEYLKLMPSPLRELDPDQPKRLHTFGNPFKQDKKGMMIDEADEFVAGPQNKIKRPGESNTPASLKRRRSMSPLLLRRPQTPPIITNHVGGKGPPVTPGSPALHNLIKPIPIHKDGNNTLTTEGNGERTDNGQAVEKQMDGLSPLIVPAALGDEDMLPNNFDSVTNELNCLNEDNLDHKPINNTLIKAPLEIYVPLEDSLMTRECTSGLMVPNSLEEMQSIINGANADIKIKVMKEVRKPGRNYEKIFALLEEVQGPSEVQKTFIEFTIKEAARFKKRVLIQHLERFLSELDSNGVPNIVNHVNSR; encoded by the exons ATGAATGAGCTGAAGAACCTACAAGCCTCCGGACTCACCACTCTTGGCCAGGCGCTAAGATCCTCTTTTGATTTACTTAATTTGAATAGGTTGGTGTCTGGAATCGATAACTATGGACAG GGAAGAAATCCGTTCTTTTTGGAACCATCCATTTTAATTACAATCACAGATGGAAACAAACTAACAATCCCTTCAGGTGTTCTGGAAGAG CTCCATCTTCCCCTTAACTCTCCGTTGCCTGGAAGTGAGCTTACAAAAGAGCCATTCCGGTGGGATCAAAGGCTGTTTGCACTTGTACTTCGGCTTCCAGGAGCATCGTCTGTAGATCCAGAGCAGGTTGGGAGTGTACCCTCTGATGAATCTGCCGTTACTCAGATGTGTGAAGTCACTGGAG GCCGGTCATACTGTGTCAGGACACAGAGGATGTTGAACCAATGTTTGGAGTCTTTAGTCCAAAAAGTTCAGAGCGGTGTTGTCATCAACTTTGAGAAGACCGGTCCTGACCCTACTCCAAATGCTGAAG atgTTCTTCCAGATTCTGTTAGACCCAATAATTCTTTTGCTCCACAAGCCTGGCACAGTTGTCATAAACTGATCTATGTGCGGCCCAATCCAAAAACTGGTGTTCCTGTTGGACACTGGCCGATTCCAGAATCCTTCTGGCCTGATCAGAACTCTCCAACTTTG ccCCCACGCACTTCGCACCCTGTGGTGAAATTCTCATGTGTTGACTGTGATCCTATGGTCATCGATAAACTACCTTTTGACAAGTATGAGCTTGAGCCGTCTCCACTAACACAGTATATTCTAGAACGAAAATCTCCTCATACCTGCTGGCAG gtttttgtgAGCAATAGTGGAAAATACAGTGAAATTGGACAGCCGTTTGGCTATCTGAAAGCAAGCACCACTCTTACCTGTGTTAATCTGTTTGTCATGCCATACAACTATCCTCTATTACTTCCTTTACTTG ATGACTTGTTCAAGCTGCACAAACTAAAGCCAACACTGAAATGGCGCCAGTCCTTCGATAACTACTTGAAAACAATGCCACCGTATTTCTTAATG CCATTAAAGAAAGCTTTGAGAATGATGGGAGCACCAAATCTAATATCTGACAACTTGGATTGTGGTCTTAGTTATAGTATCATTTCATATCTGAAAAAGCTAAGTCAACAG ACTAAAATGGAGTCGGAAAGAATAATTACATCTGTTGGAAAGAAGGTCCCGCAGGAGACTGGGATTAAAGTGAAAAATAACTCCACAAGACTGTCTTTAGTTCACAACAGACACTTCAAACAGCTGCTGCCGGGAATCTCTGGAGAATCCCCTGTACGACTGCTGGAGATGAATGTGAAGGATTTTCCTGGTTTTCAAATTGCCCTTTTAAATAAG GATCTCAAGCCCCAAACGTACAGAAATGCCTACGACATTCCACGCAGGAATCTTTTAGATCAGTTGACAAGGATGAGGACCAATTTGCTGAAAACTCATAAACTGATCGTTGGTCAGGATGAAG ATTGTCTGCATAGTGTTCCAGTGGCTCAGATGGGTAACTACCAAGAATACTTGAAACTTATGCCTTCCCCTCTCCGAGAGCTTGATCCAGATCAACCCAAGAGGCTTCACACCTTTGGAAATCCATTTAAACAGGATAAAAAG GGTATGATGATTGATGAAGCTGACGAGTTTGTTGCTGgaccccaaaataaaataaaacgtcCTGGAGAGTCCAACACTCCTGCCTCCCTGAAGAGAAGGCGCAGTATGTCTCCTTTGCTGCTAAGAAGACCTCAGACCCCTCCTATAATAACCAATCACGTAGGAGGGAAGGGGCCCCCTGTCACGCCTGGGAGCCCTGCCCTACACAACCTAATAAAGCCAATTCCCATACACAAAG ATGGTAATAACACTTTAACTACAGAAGGGAATGGAGAAAGAACGGACAATGGTCAGGCTGTGGAAAAACAAATGGATGGACTGTCTCCATTAATTGTTCCTGCTGCTTTGGGGGATGAAGATATGCTGCCTAATAACTTTGATTCTGTTACTAATGAACTAAATTGCTTGAACGAGGATAACTTGGACCACAAGCCAATTAATAACACACTTATAAAGGCGCCTTTAGAAATCTATGTGCCTCTGGAAGATTCTCTAATGACCCGAGAATGTACATCGGGGCTGATGGTGCCAAACTCACTGGAGGAAATGCAAAGTATCATCAATGGAGCGAACGCGGACATTAAGATTAAAGTCATGAAAGAAGTACGAAAGCCGGGAAGAA ATTATGAAAAAATCTTCGCTCTGCTTGAGGAAGTGCAAGGACCATCTGAAGTACAAAAAACGTTTATAGAATTTACAATCAAAGAAGCAGCACG